A region from the Melospiza georgiana isolate bMelGeo1 chromosome 10, bMelGeo1.pri, whole genome shotgun sequence genome encodes:
- the TRPC1 gene encoding short transient receptor potential channel 1 isoform X1, with translation MAALYQSADPSASASPNKLLALKDVRQVKEETTLDEKLFLLACDKGDYYMVKKLLEENSSGEMNINCVDVLGRNAVTITIENENLDILQLLLDYGCQSSDALLVAIDSEVVGAVDILLNHRPKRSSRPTIVKLMERIQNPEYSTTMDVAPVILAAHRNNYEILTMLLKQDISLPKPHAVGCECTLCTAKNKKDSLRHSRFRLDIYRCLASPALIMLTEEDPILRAFELSADLKELSLVEVEFRNDYEELAQQCKTFAKDLLAQARNSRELEVILNHTSSDEHVDKRGLLEERMNLSRLKLAIKYNQKEFVAQSNCQQFLNTVWFGQMAGYRRKHTCKKILTVLMVGIFWPVLSLCYLLAPKSRVGRIIHTPFMKFIIHGASYFTFLLLLNLYSLVYNENKKNTMGPALERIDYLLIIWLIGMVWSDVKRLWYDGLEDFLEESRNQLSFVMNSLYLATFALKVVAHNKFHDYAERKDWDAFHPTLVAEGLFAFANVLSYLRLFFMYTTSSILGPLQISMGQMLQDFGKFLGMFLLVLFSFTIGLTQLYDKGFTVNEEKDCAGIFCEQQSNDTFHSFIGTCFALFWYIFSLAHVAIFVTRFSYGEELQSFVGAVIVGTYNVVVVIVLTKLLVAMLHKSFQLIANHEDKEWKFARAKLWLSYFDDKCTLPPPFNVIPSPKTICYLFNSLSKWICSHTSSGKVKRQNSLKEWRNLKQKRDENYQKVMCCLVHRYLTSMRQKMQSTDQATVENLNELRQDLSKFRNEMRDLLGFRTSKYAMFYPRN, from the exons ATGGCCGCCCTGTACCAGAGCGCGGACCCGTCCGCCTCGGCCTCGCCCAACAAGCTGCTGGCGCTGAAGGATGTgcggcaggtgaaggaggaGACGACGCTGGATGAGAAGCTTTTCCTGCTGGCCTGCGACAAAG GTGACTATTACATGGTTAAGAAACTCTTAGAGGAAAACAGCTCAGGTGAAATGAACATAAATTGTGTGGATGTGCTTGGACGAAATGCTGTTACTATAACaattgaaaatgaaaacttgGACATACTACAGCTGCTTTTGGATTATGGCTGCCAG tCCTCGGATGCACTTTTGGTGGCTATTGACTCCGAAGTGGTGGGAGCTGTTGACATTCTGCTTAATCACCGACCTAAACGATCCTCCAGGCCAACCATTGTG aaattaaTGGAACGCATTCAGAACCCAGAGTACTCAACAACCATGGATGTGGCACCAGTAATTTTAGCTGCTCATCGTAACAACTATGAAATTCTCACTATGCTGTTGAAGCAAGACATATCATTACCCAAACCTCATGCTGTGGGCTGTGAGTGCACCCTGTGCACTGCCAAGAACAAAAAAGATAGTCTGCGACATTCCAG GTTTCGTCTTGACATTTATCGGTGTTTGGCCAGTCCTGCCTTAATAATGTTGACAGAGGAGGATCCAATCCTAAGAGCTTTTGAACTTAGTGCAGACTTGAAAGAATTAAGCCTTGTTGAGGTTGAGTTCAG AAATGATTATGAGGAGCTCGCTCAGCAGTGCAAAACCTTTGCTAAAGATTTACTTGCACAAGCACGGAATTCCCGGGAGCTGGAAGTGATTCTGAATCACACCTCCAGCGATGAGCATGTGGACAAGCGAGGATTGTTGGAGGAGAGGATGAACTTAAGTCGCTTAAAACTTGCAATCAAGTATAATCAGAAAGAG TTTGTTGCCCAGTCCAACTGCCAGCAGTTTCTGAACACGGTGTGGTTTGGGCAGATGGCCGGCTATCGACGCAAGCACACCTGCAAGAAGATCCTGACTGTTCTGATGGTTGGCATTTTCTGGCCAGTCCTGTCCCTCTGTTACTTGTTAGCTCCTAAATCTCGAGTAGGTCGAATAATTCACACTCCTTTTATGAAGTTTATTATTCATGGAGCTTCATATTTCACATTTCTGTTATTACTTAATTTGTACTCCCTTGTCTACAATGAGAACAAGAAGAATACAATGGGACCAGCCCTTGAGAGAATAGACTATCTTCTGATAATATGGCTTATTG gaatggtGTGGTCAGATGTTAAGAGGCTCTGGTATGATGGTTTAGAAGATTTTTTAGAAGAGTCCCGCAATCAGCTTAGTTTTGTCATGAATTCCCTTTATTTGGCAACTTTTGCCCTCAAAGTCGTTGCCCATAACAAG TTTCATGACTATGCTGAAAGGAAGGACTGGGATGCATTCCATCCTACTCTAGTGGCAGAAGGGCTTTTTGCCTTTGCCAATGTTCTCAGTTACCTGCGTCTCTTCTTCATGTACACAACCAGCTCCATTCTGGGACCACTCCAG ATTTCAATGGGGCAGATGCTACAAGATTTTGGAAAATTTCTGGGCATGTTTCTTCTTGTTTTGTTCTCATTCACAATTGGATTGACCCAACTTTATGATAAGGGATTTACTGTAAATGAAGAGAAGGACTGTGCGGGCATTTTCTGTGAACAGCAGAGCAACGACACGTTCCATTC GTTTATTGGTACATGTTTTGCTCTCTTCTGGTACATATTCTCCCTGGCACACGTGGCAATCTTTGTGACACGTTTCAGCTACGGTGAAGAATTACAGTCTTTTGTGGGTGCTGTTATTGTTGGGACCTACAACGTGGTGGTTGTGATAGTATTAACAAAACTCCTTGTGGCAATGCTTCACAAAAGTTTTCAGCTGATAGCA AATCATGAAGATAAGGAGTGGAAGTTTGCTCGTGCCAAGCTTTGGCTTAGCTACTTTGATGATAAATGCACACTCCCCCCACCTTTTAACGTTATTCCCTCTCCCAAGACCATTTGTTACCTTTTCAACAGTCTCAGTAAATGGATCTGCTCTCATACATCAAGTGGCAAAGTGAAACGTCAGAACAGCCTCAAG GAATGGAGAAATCTGAAGCAGAAGAGAGATGAGAATTACCAAAAGGTGATGTGCTGCTTAGTGCACCGTTACTTGACTTCCATGAGACAGAAGATGCAGAGTACGGATCAGGCCACTGTGGAGAACCTCAATGAACTGCGGCAGGACTTGTCAAAGTTCCGCAACGAAATGAGAGACCTGCTCGGCTTCCGAACTTCCAAATATGCTATGTTTTATCCAAGAAACTAA
- the TRPC1 gene encoding short transient receptor potential channel 1 isoform X2 — protein sequence MVKKLLEENSSGEMNINCVDVLGRNAVTITIENENLDILQLLLDYGCQSSDALLVAIDSEVVGAVDILLNHRPKRSSRPTIVKLMERIQNPEYSTTMDVAPVILAAHRNNYEILTMLLKQDISLPKPHAVGCECTLCTAKNKKDSLRHSRFRLDIYRCLASPALIMLTEEDPILRAFELSADLKELSLVEVEFRNDYEELAQQCKTFAKDLLAQARNSRELEVILNHTSSDEHVDKRGLLEERMNLSRLKLAIKYNQKEFVAQSNCQQFLNTVWFGQMAGYRRKHTCKKILTVLMVGIFWPVLSLCYLLAPKSRVGRIIHTPFMKFIIHGASYFTFLLLLNLYSLVYNENKKNTMGPALERIDYLLIIWLIGMVWSDVKRLWYDGLEDFLEESRNQLSFVMNSLYLATFALKVVAHNKFHDYAERKDWDAFHPTLVAEGLFAFANVLSYLRLFFMYTTSSILGPLQISMGQMLQDFGKFLGMFLLVLFSFTIGLTQLYDKGFTVNEEKDCAGIFCEQQSNDTFHSFIGTCFALFWYIFSLAHVAIFVTRFSYGEELQSFVGAVIVGTYNVVVVIVLTKLLVAMLHKSFQLIANHEDKEWKFARAKLWLSYFDDKCTLPPPFNVIPSPKTICYLFNSLSKWICSHTSSGKVKRQNSLKEWRNLKQKRDENYQKVMCCLVHRYLTSMRQKMQSTDQATVENLNELRQDLSKFRNEMRDLLGFRTSKYAMFYPRN from the exons ATGGTTAAGAAACTCTTAGAGGAAAACAGCTCAGGTGAAATGAACATAAATTGTGTGGATGTGCTTGGACGAAATGCTGTTACTATAACaattgaaaatgaaaacttgGACATACTACAGCTGCTTTTGGATTATGGCTGCCAG tCCTCGGATGCACTTTTGGTGGCTATTGACTCCGAAGTGGTGGGAGCTGTTGACATTCTGCTTAATCACCGACCTAAACGATCCTCCAGGCCAACCATTGTG aaattaaTGGAACGCATTCAGAACCCAGAGTACTCAACAACCATGGATGTGGCACCAGTAATTTTAGCTGCTCATCGTAACAACTATGAAATTCTCACTATGCTGTTGAAGCAAGACATATCATTACCCAAACCTCATGCTGTGGGCTGTGAGTGCACCCTGTGCACTGCCAAGAACAAAAAAGATAGTCTGCGACATTCCAG GTTTCGTCTTGACATTTATCGGTGTTTGGCCAGTCCTGCCTTAATAATGTTGACAGAGGAGGATCCAATCCTAAGAGCTTTTGAACTTAGTGCAGACTTGAAAGAATTAAGCCTTGTTGAGGTTGAGTTCAG AAATGATTATGAGGAGCTCGCTCAGCAGTGCAAAACCTTTGCTAAAGATTTACTTGCACAAGCACGGAATTCCCGGGAGCTGGAAGTGATTCTGAATCACACCTCCAGCGATGAGCATGTGGACAAGCGAGGATTGTTGGAGGAGAGGATGAACTTAAGTCGCTTAAAACTTGCAATCAAGTATAATCAGAAAGAG TTTGTTGCCCAGTCCAACTGCCAGCAGTTTCTGAACACGGTGTGGTTTGGGCAGATGGCCGGCTATCGACGCAAGCACACCTGCAAGAAGATCCTGACTGTTCTGATGGTTGGCATTTTCTGGCCAGTCCTGTCCCTCTGTTACTTGTTAGCTCCTAAATCTCGAGTAGGTCGAATAATTCACACTCCTTTTATGAAGTTTATTATTCATGGAGCTTCATATTTCACATTTCTGTTATTACTTAATTTGTACTCCCTTGTCTACAATGAGAACAAGAAGAATACAATGGGACCAGCCCTTGAGAGAATAGACTATCTTCTGATAATATGGCTTATTG gaatggtGTGGTCAGATGTTAAGAGGCTCTGGTATGATGGTTTAGAAGATTTTTTAGAAGAGTCCCGCAATCAGCTTAGTTTTGTCATGAATTCCCTTTATTTGGCAACTTTTGCCCTCAAAGTCGTTGCCCATAACAAG TTTCATGACTATGCTGAAAGGAAGGACTGGGATGCATTCCATCCTACTCTAGTGGCAGAAGGGCTTTTTGCCTTTGCCAATGTTCTCAGTTACCTGCGTCTCTTCTTCATGTACACAACCAGCTCCATTCTGGGACCACTCCAG ATTTCAATGGGGCAGATGCTACAAGATTTTGGAAAATTTCTGGGCATGTTTCTTCTTGTTTTGTTCTCATTCACAATTGGATTGACCCAACTTTATGATAAGGGATTTACTGTAAATGAAGAGAAGGACTGTGCGGGCATTTTCTGTGAACAGCAGAGCAACGACACGTTCCATTC GTTTATTGGTACATGTTTTGCTCTCTTCTGGTACATATTCTCCCTGGCACACGTGGCAATCTTTGTGACACGTTTCAGCTACGGTGAAGAATTACAGTCTTTTGTGGGTGCTGTTATTGTTGGGACCTACAACGTGGTGGTTGTGATAGTATTAACAAAACTCCTTGTGGCAATGCTTCACAAAAGTTTTCAGCTGATAGCA AATCATGAAGATAAGGAGTGGAAGTTTGCTCGTGCCAAGCTTTGGCTTAGCTACTTTGATGATAAATGCACACTCCCCCCACCTTTTAACGTTATTCCCTCTCCCAAGACCATTTGTTACCTTTTCAACAGTCTCAGTAAATGGATCTGCTCTCATACATCAAGTGGCAAAGTGAAACGTCAGAACAGCCTCAAG GAATGGAGAAATCTGAAGCAGAAGAGAGATGAGAATTACCAAAAGGTGATGTGCTGCTTAGTGCACCGTTACTTGACTTCCATGAGACAGAAGATGCAGAGTACGGATCAGGCCACTGTGGAGAACCTCAATGAACTGCGGCAGGACTTGTCAAAGTTCCGCAACGAAATGAGAGACCTGCTCGGCTTCCGAACTTCCAAATATGCTATGTTTTATCCAAGAAACTAA